TTCTTGATGTATTCAGACATTGCAAACATTGCAGAGCTGATGCTTGTGGAGTGCCAGGTAAAAATCAAGATATACATGGTCAATTATATGATAAAGAAGTTGTAGAAACTTTTTCACATGGCTAAAAATATGTTTGTATTAATTGAGTTTAAATTTAATTCTATTCTTATTAAGGAAGGATGAATTAGATATAAAAAAATTTAAATTTAATCGTAGTAAACAAATAGGAATGATATTAATACTATATGATATAGGGTTAAATTAAAGTATAACAAGTCAATATTACAGAATTTATTTTATTATATAGATTCTAATTGCCAATGTTCAATTAACAGCGAAATCAATCCAAGATTTCTTGAAATGTACACTCTTAATTAGAACTTATATATACAAAAAATTGTAAGTTTGGCTTGTTATGTCCTTACAACGATAAGAAGAAATTATATAATATGGAGGAAAAAGAAATGAGAATAGAATCATTATTAGTTCATGGTGCTGTAGATGGAGATGAATTGACAGGGGCAGTAAATGTTCCTATATATCAAACTTCCACATACAAGCAAGAAGAGTTAGGTAAAAATAAAGGATTTGAATATTCAAGAACAGGAAATCCAACACGTGATGCTTTAGAAAAGACTATTGCTTTATTAGAGAAAGGTATAGGAGGACTTGCATTTAGTAGCGGAATGGCTGCAATTACAGCGATTTTATCTCTATTTAGTAGTGGAGATAAAATAATAATTCCAAGTAATCTTTATGGTGGTACGTTTAGAGTAATTGATAAAGTATTTAAAAATTTTAATATTCATTATGAAATAGTTGATTTTTCAAGAATTACAGATGTGAAAAGACTTTTAGAAAATGATAAGGAGAATGCTAGAATAAAGGCTGTGTTAATAGAAACTCCAACCAATCCACTTATGGACATTACTGATATCGAAGAAATTAGTAAGCTTACAAAAGAGTATGATGTTCTTACGATTGTAGATAATACATTTATGTCACCTTACTTGCAAAGACCGTTAGAATTTGGAGCTGATATAGTTGTTCATAGTGCAACTAAATATTTAGGGGGACATAGTAATGTCGTAGCGGGGCTGATAGCTGTAAAGGATAAAGAGCTTATGGAAAAGCTTCACTTTATACAAAATTCCACTGGCGGGGTACTTGGTCCATTTGATTCATTTATATTACTTCAAGGAATAAAAACTTTGGGAGTAAGATTGGATAGGCACAATGCGAATGCAGAAAAAATAGCAGAATTTTTGGGTAAAAGTGAGTATGTTACAAAAATTTATTATCCTGGATTAAAAAACTCTAAGGGATATGAGATCCATAAAAAACAAGCATCAGGTTTTGGAGGAATAATATCTTTTGTGATTAACGAAAAAATTGATTATAAAAAATTCTTGGGATCTTTAAAACTTATAACTTTAGGAGAAAGTTTAGGGGGAGTAGAATCACTGATTTGCCATCCAGCAAGCATGACCCATGCTTCAATTCCATATGAAATAAGGCAAGAGGTTGGAATTGTTGATAATTTAGTTAGGTTATCAGTTGGGATAGAAAATATTGATGATTTACTAGAGGATTTAAGCAATGCATTCAAGGAGAGTTTGGTATGAATTTCGTAAGTGATGTTAAAGAACTTATTGGAAATACTCCATTGATAAAACTTACTAATATTAATGTAAAAGAAAATGTTAATATATTTGCTAAATTGGAATGCTTTAATCCTGGTGGTAGTGTTAAGGATAGAATAGGTGTAGCAATGATTGATGGAGCTGAGAAGAGAGGAAAATTAAAAAAAGGGTATACAATAATAGATGCAACAGCAGGAAACACTGGTCTTGGAATAGCTTTAGCTGCAATAAATAAGGGGTATAATATAATTTTTGTAGTACCAACAAAGTTTTCGATAGAAAAGCAGAAGTTGATAAAAGCTCTTGGCGCTAAAATTATAAATACTCCTGATGAAGATGGAATGCTTGGAGCAATAAATAAAGCAGAAGAACTAATAAAAGAAATTCCCAATAGTATTAGTTTGGAGCAATTTGCAAATGAAGATAATCCTTTAGCACATTATGAAACGACTGGTCCTGAAATATATAATGCACTAGAAGGACATATAAGTTACTTTGTAGCAGGGGCAGGAAGTGGAGGTACTTTTACTGGAATTGTTAAATTTTTAAAAGAAAAGAATAGAAATATCAAAGGTATATTAGCAGATCCTGAGGGTTCAACTATGGTAGGTGGAAAGCATAAAAGTTATAAAATAGAGGGTATAGGGAATGATTTTCTACCAAAGACAATGGATATATCTTTAGTTGATAAAGTGATAAAAGTTAATGATGAAGAAGCTTTTGATAAAGTGCGTTTATTAGCTAAAAAAGAAGGATTAATCGTTGGCTCATCTTCTGGTGCGATACTTGCAGCAGCTATGAAATTATCAGAGGAAATAGATAGAGGAAACATAGTGGTCGTGTTTCCTGATAGAGGAGATAGATATTTAAGTACAACATTGTTTGATTAGTAAAAGAAAAATTGAGATAGAAATATTTGTATTAATAGCAAACCGCATTTTTATAGTATAAATTTTATCTTGAAAAAGATACTACTATAAAAATGTGGTTTTTAGTAAGTAATAAGGCATTGACGGATAAGTGAAGAAGTATTATATTAATATCATATTAAAAATATAGGAATAGTTGGTAAAATGTATTGAAGAAAGGATTGTGATTATTATGGATAAAATACCTACAAGAGAGGAAGCATGGAGCTTACTAACAGAGTATAATCAAGATGAATTTCATCTAGAACACGCTGTAATTGTAGAAAATACCCTTCGGTATTTTGCAAAAGAGCTTGGTTACGAAGATGAAGTTGATTTCTGGGGAATAGTAGGATTACTTCATGATTTAGATTTTGAAAAGTATCCTGAAGAGCATTGTTTAAAAGAACAGGAAATTATGAGTAATAATGGAATTGATAAGTCAATAATACATGCTACTGCAAGTCATGGTTATGCGATTACTGTTGATATAAAGCCTGAACATGAGATGGAAAAGGTTTTATATGCGGTGGATGAATTAACAGGGTTAATAGGAGCAGTTGCAGTTATGAGGCCGTCTAAAAGTGTTCAAGATTTAGAATTAAAATCAGTAAAAAAGAAATATAAGAATTTAAAATTTGCAGCTGGATGTTCTAGAGATGTTATTAAAAGAGGTGCTGAAATGCTTGGATGGGAGTTAGATGCTTTGATTCAAAGAACAATTAATGCATTAAGAACATTTCAAAAATAATAAATAAAATGTTTAACAAATATGAAAGAAGCAAAAAATTAATAATTTCATAGTAAAATATTGAGATTCAT
The window above is part of the Clostridium saccharoperbutylacetonicum N1-4(HMT) genome. Proteins encoded here:
- a CDS encoding trans-sulfuration enzyme family protein, encoding MRIESLLVHGAVDGDELTGAVNVPIYQTSTYKQEELGKNKGFEYSRTGNPTRDALEKTIALLEKGIGGLAFSSGMAAITAILSLFSSGDKIIIPSNLYGGTFRVIDKVFKNFNIHYEIVDFSRITDVKRLLENDKENARIKAVLIETPTNPLMDITDIEEISKLTKEYDVLTIVDNTFMSPYLQRPLEFGADIVVHSATKYLGGHSNVVAGLIAVKDKELMEKLHFIQNSTGGVLGPFDSFILLQGIKTLGVRLDRHNANAEKIAEFLGKSEYVTKIYYPGLKNSKGYEIHKKQASGFGGIISFVINEKIDYKKFLGSLKLITLGESLGGVESLICHPASMTHASIPYEIRQEVGIVDNLVRLSVGIENIDDLLEDLSNAFKESLV
- a CDS encoding PLP-dependent cysteine synthase family protein; the encoded protein is MNFVSDVKELIGNTPLIKLTNINVKENVNIFAKLECFNPGGSVKDRIGVAMIDGAEKRGKLKKGYTIIDATAGNTGLGIALAAINKGYNIIFVVPTKFSIEKQKLIKALGAKIINTPDEDGMLGAINKAEELIKEIPNSISLEQFANEDNPLAHYETTGPEIYNALEGHISYFVAGAGSGGTFTGIVKFLKEKNRNIKGILADPEGSTMVGGKHKSYKIEGIGNDFLPKTMDISLVDKVIKVNDEEAFDKVRLLAKKEGLIVGSSSGAILAAAMKLSEEIDRGNIVVVFPDRGDRYLSTTLFD
- a CDS encoding hydrolase, which produces MDKIPTREEAWSLLTEYNQDEFHLEHAVIVENTLRYFAKELGYEDEVDFWGIVGLLHDLDFEKYPEEHCLKEQEIMSNNGIDKSIIHATASHGYAITVDIKPEHEMEKVLYAVDELTGLIGAVAVMRPSKSVQDLELKSVKKKYKNLKFAAGCSRDVIKRGAEMLGWELDALIQRTINALRTFQK